Proteins encoded in a region of the Polyodon spathula isolate WHYD16114869_AA chromosome 9, ASM1765450v1, whole genome shotgun sequence genome:
- the LOC121320750 gene encoding cytochrome c oxidase copper chaperone-like isoform X2, producing MSSLAAASCESAKTQDAEEPLEKKPLKPCCACPETKKTRDACIIERGEESCKDLIEAHKDCMRSLGFKV from the exons ATGTCAAGTTTAGCAGCTGCTAGTTGTGAGTCTGCCAAGACCCAAGATGCAGAGGAGCCTCTGGAAAAGAAGCCTCTTAAACCCTGCTGTGCCTGTCCTGAGACCAAGAAAACAAGGGATGCCtg TATAATAGAGAGAGGAGAAGAAAGTTGCAAGGATCTGATTGAAGCTCATAAAGATTGCATGAGGTCACTGGGATTCAAAGTCTGA
- the LOC121320748 gene encoding popeye domain-containing 2-like isoform X2: MWKDNLTLFETMMYGHSLCTEWNNGTEGAIYQLGNIIFTLGYMGGSGVFGTIYIYSLLAPGFLCYALWGWLEACGADIFSWSLFLLLLCLLQLVHLVYRLRKDIFEEEFDSLYKCIYLPLEVPIPVFKEIVKGCESQALFLAKDQNYAVEGKTPIDKLSFLLSGRIRVSLEGQFLHYIFPYQFIDSPEWESLRPTEEGIFQVTLTAETDCRYITWRRRKLYLLLSRERYIARLFSVMLGNDITDKLYSLNDKLFVKSGIRFDIRLPSLYHVLAPSSSDTDCEKGHEQGDAITPDEQMTLPLSTSRKAAAPLPHSSNPSQDHWLTDTELPAGERPPGSFPNRFQRRRAPLAPNETPEL, from the exons ATGTGGAAAGACAACTTAACATTGTTTGAGACCATGATGTACGGGCATTCCCTGTGCACAGAGTGGAACAATGGCACAGAAGGCGCAATATACCAGTTGGGGAATATCATCTTCACACTGGGCTACATGGGGGGCAGCGGGGTGTTCGGTACCATTTACATCTACAGCCTGCTGGCTCCTGGCTTCTTGTGCTATGCCTTGTGGGGCTGGTTAGAGGCTTGTGGGGCAGACATTTTCTCCTGGAGTCTCTTCCTGCTGCTCCTCTGTCTCCTGCAGTTGGTTCACCTGGTCTACCGGCTGCGTAAGGACATCTTTGAGGAGGAGTTTGACAGCCTTTACAAGTGCATCTACCTGCCCCTGGAGGTGCCCATCCCTGTCTTCAAGGAGATTGTGAAGGGTTGTGAAAGCCAGGCCTTGTTCCTGGCAAAGGACCAGAACTACGCCGTGGAAGGGAAGACCCCCATCGACAAGCTCTCCTTCCTTCTCTCGGGGAG GATCCGGGTTTCCTTGGAAGGCCAGTTTCTCCACTATATTTTCCCATACCAGTTTATTGACTCTCCAGAGTGGGAGTCTCTGCGACCCACAGAAGAGGGCATTTTCCAG GTGACCTTGACGGCAGAGACAGACTGTCGCTACATAACCTGGAGGAGACGAAAACTCTACCTCTTACTGTCCAGAGAGCGATACATTGCTCGCCTTTTCTCTGTCATGCTGGGGAATGACATCACTGACAAGCTCTACTCCCTCAATGACAAGCTATTTGTCAAGAGTGGCATCCGCTTTGACATTCGCCTGCCCAGCCTTTACCATGTCCTGGCCCCTTCCAGTAGCGATACAGATTGTGAGAAGGGCCACGAGCAAGGAGATGCCATCACGCCAGACGAACAAATGACACTGCCACTGTCTACGTCTAGAAAGGCAGCTGCTCCCCTGCCCCATTCTAGCAATCCATCCCAGGACCACTGGCTGACAGACACCGAGCTGCCTG CTGGTGAAAGGCCACCAGGAAGCTTTCCAAACCGTTTTCAGAGAAGACGGGCTCCTCTGGCTCCTAATGAAACCCCGGAGCTATGA
- the LOC121320748 gene encoding popeye domain-containing 2-like isoform X1 — translation MWKDNLTLFETMMYGHSLCTEWNNGTEGAIYQLGNIIFTLGYMGGSGVFGTIYIYSLLAPGFLCYALWGWLEACGADIFSWSLFLLLLCLLQLVHLVYRLRKDIFEEEFDSLYKCIYLPLEVPIPVFKEIVKGCESQALFLAKDQNYAVEGKTPIDKLSFLLSGRIRVSLEGQFLHYIFPYQFIDSPEWESLRPTEEGIFQVTLTAETDCRYITWRRRKLYLLLSRERYIARLFSVMLGNDITDKLYSLNDKLFVKSGIRFDIRLPSLYHVLAPSSSDTDCEKGHEQGDAITPDEQMTLPLSTSRKAAAPLPHSSNPSQDHWLTDTELPGEDSSSLVLDDFADMTGSFMEYGSERDYLK, via the exons ATGTGGAAAGACAACTTAACATTGTTTGAGACCATGATGTACGGGCATTCCCTGTGCACAGAGTGGAACAATGGCACAGAAGGCGCAATATACCAGTTGGGGAATATCATCTTCACACTGGGCTACATGGGGGGCAGCGGGGTGTTCGGTACCATTTACATCTACAGCCTGCTGGCTCCTGGCTTCTTGTGCTATGCCTTGTGGGGCTGGTTAGAGGCTTGTGGGGCAGACATTTTCTCCTGGAGTCTCTTCCTGCTGCTCCTCTGTCTCCTGCAGTTGGTTCACCTGGTCTACCGGCTGCGTAAGGACATCTTTGAGGAGGAGTTTGACAGCCTTTACAAGTGCATCTACCTGCCCCTGGAGGTGCCCATCCCTGTCTTCAAGGAGATTGTGAAGGGTTGTGAAAGCCAGGCCTTGTTCCTGGCAAAGGACCAGAACTACGCCGTGGAAGGGAAGACCCCCATCGACAAGCTCTCCTTCCTTCTCTCGGGGAG GATCCGGGTTTCCTTGGAAGGCCAGTTTCTCCACTATATTTTCCCATACCAGTTTATTGACTCTCCAGAGTGGGAGTCTCTGCGACCCACAGAAGAGGGCATTTTCCAG GTGACCTTGACGGCAGAGACAGACTGTCGCTACATAACCTGGAGGAGACGAAAACTCTACCTCTTACTGTCCAGAGAGCGATACATTGCTCGCCTTTTCTCTGTCATGCTGGGGAATGACATCACTGACAAGCTCTACTCCCTCAATGACAAGCTATTTGTCAAGAGTGGCATCCGCTTTGACATTCGCCTGCCCAGCCTTTACCATGTCCTGGCCCCTTCCAGTAGCGATACAGATTGTGAGAAGGGCCACGAGCAAGGAGATGCCATCACGCCAGACGAACAAATGACACTGCCACTGTCTACGTCTAGAAAGGCAGCTGCTCCCCTGCCCCATTCTAGCAATCCATCCCAGGACCACTGGCTGACAGACACCGAGCTGCCTGGTGAGGATTCTTCCAGTCTGGTATTGGATGACTTTGCAGATATGACGGGATCCTTTATGGAATATGGGAGTGAAAGAGATTATTTGAAATAG
- the LOC121320750 gene encoding cytochrome c oxidase copper chaperone-like isoform X1 — MNTHCRMSSLAAASCESAKTQDAEEPLEKKPLKPCCACPETKKTRDACIIERGEESCKDLIEAHKDCMRSLGFKV; from the exons atgaatacCCATTGCAG AATGTCAAGTTTAGCAGCTGCTAGTTGTGAGTCTGCCAAGACCCAAGATGCAGAGGAGCCTCTGGAAAAGAAGCCTCTTAAACCCTGCTGTGCCTGTCCTGAGACCAAGAAAACAAGGGATGCCtg TATAATAGAGAGAGGAGAAGAAAGTTGCAAGGATCTGATTGAAGCTCATAAAGATTGCATGAGGTCACTGGGATTCAAAGTCTGA